Proteins encoded by one window of Sorex araneus isolate mSorAra2 chromosome 3, mSorAra2.pri, whole genome shotgun sequence:
- the UBTF gene encoding nucleolar transcription factor 1 isoform X1 encodes MNGEADCPTDLEMAAPKGQDRWSQEDMLTLLECMKNNLPSNDSSKFKTTESHMDWEKVAFKDFSGDMCKLKWVEISNEVRKFRTLTELILDAQEHVKNPYKGKKLKKHPDFPKKPLTPYFRFFMEKRAKYAKLHPEMSNLDLTKILSKKYKELPEKKKMKYIQDFQREKQEFERNLARFREDHPDLIQNAKKSDIPEKPKTPQQLWYTHEKKVYLKVRPDATTKEVKDSLGKQWSQLSDKKRLKWIHKALEQRKEYEEIMRDYIQKHPELNISEEGITKSTLTKAERQLKDKFDGRPTKPPPNSYSLYCAELMANMKDVPSTERMVLCSQQWKLLSQKEKDAYHKKCDQKKKDYEVELLRFLESLPEEEQQRVLGEEKMLSINKKPATSPASKKPAQDGGKGGSEKPKRPVSAMFIFSEEKRRQLQEERPELSESELTRLLARMWNDLSEKKKAKYKAREAALKAQSERKPGGEREDRAKLPESPKRAEEIWQQSVIGDYLARFKNDRVKALKAMEMTWNNMEKKEKLMWIKKAAEDQKRYERELSEMRAPPAAANSSKKMKFQGEPKKPPMNGYQKFSQELLSNGELNHLPLKERMVEIGSRWQRISQSQKEHYKKLAEEQQKQYKVHLDLWVKSLSPQDRAAYKEYISNKRKSMTKLRGPNPKSSRTAMQSKSESEDEDEEDDDDEDEDEEEDDDENGDSSEDGGDSSESSSEDESEDGDENEEDDDDEDDDEDDDEDEDNESEGSSSSSSSSGDSSDSDSN; translated from the exons ATGAACGGAGAAGCCGACTGCCCCACAGACCTGGAAATGGCCGCCCCCAAAGGCCAAG ACCGCTGGTCCCAGGAAGATATGCTGACTTTATTGGAATGCATGAAGAACAACCTCCCATCCAACGACAGCTCCAAGTTCAAAACTACCGAATCACACATGGACTGGGAAAAAGTAGCATTTAAAGACTTTTCCGGAGACATGTGCAAACTGAAATGGGTGGAGATCTCCAACGAG GTGAGGAAGTTCCGTACGTTGACAGAATTGATCCTTGACGCTCAGGAACACGTCAAAAACCCTTACAAGGGAAAAAAACTCAAG AAACACCCGGACTTCCCAAAGAAGCCCCTAACCCCTTATTTCCGCTTCTTCATGGAGAAGCGGGCCAAGTACGCCAAACTGCACCCCGAGATGAGCAACCTGGACCTGACCAAGATTCTGTCCAAGAAATACAAGGAGCTTCCGGAGAAgaagaag ATGAAATATATTCAGGACTTCCAGAGGGAGAAACAGGAGTTCGAGCGGAACTTAGCCCGATTCAG GGAGGACCACCCCGACCTAATCCAGAATGCCAAGAAGTCGGACATCCCCGAGAAACCCAAAACCCCCCAGCAGCTGTGGTACACCCACGAGAAGAAGGTGTACCTCAAAGTGCGGCCAGAT GCCACTACGAAGGAGGTGAAGGACTCCCTGGGCAAGCAGTGGTCTCAGCTCTCGGACAAAAAGAGGCTGAAATGGATTCATAAGGCCCTGGAGCAGCGGAAGGAGTACGAG gaGATCATGCGCGACTATATCCAGAAACACCCCGAGCTGAACATCAGCGAGGAGGGCATCACCAAGTCCACCCTCACCAAGGCCGAACGCCAGCTCAAGGACAAGTTTGACGGGCGACCCACCAAACCACCTCC GAACAGCTACTCGCTGTATTGCGCAGAGCTGATGGCCAACATGAAGGACGTGCCCAGCACGGAGCGCATGGTGCTGTGCAGCCAGCAGTGGAAGCTGCTGTCGCAGAAGGAGAAGGACGCCTATCACAAGAAGTGTGACCAG aaaaagaaagattacGAAGTGGAACTGCTCCGTTTCTTAGAG AGCCTGCCCGAGGAGGAGCAGCAgcgggtcctgggggaggagaagATGCTGAGCATCAACAAGAAGCCCGCCACCAGCCCGGCCTCCAAGAAGCCAGCCCAGGACGGGGGCAAG GGTGGCTCCGAGAAGCCCAAGAGGCCCGTCTCAGCCATGTTCATCTTCTCCGAAGAGAAGCGGCGGCAGCTGCAGGAGGAGCGGCCGGAGCTGTCGGAGAGCGAGCTCACGCGCCTGCTGGCCCGCATGTGGAATGACTTGTCCGAGAAGAAGAAG gcCAAGTACAAGGCCCGGGAGGCAGCGCTGAAGGCCCAGTCGGAGAGGAAGCCGGGCGGGGAGCGCGAGGACCGGGCCAAGCTGCCAGAGTCGCCCAAGAGAGCCGAAGAGATCTGGCAACAGAGCGTCATCGGCGACTACTTGGCCCGCTTCAAG aACGACAGGGTGAAGGCCTTGAAAGCCATGGAGATGACCTGGAACAAcatggagaagaaggagaagctcATGTGGATCAAGAAGGCAGCCGAAGACCAAAAGCGATAcgag AGAGAGCTGAGCGAGATGCGAGCACCCCCAGCGGCGGCAAATTCATCCAAGAAGATGAAGTTCCAGGGAGAGCCGAAGAAGCCCCCCAT gaACGGTTACCAGAAGTTCTCCCAGGAGCTGCTTTCCAACGGGGAGCTCAACCACCTGCCGCTGAAGGAGCGCATGGTGGAGATCGGCAGCCGCTGGCAGCGGAtctcacagagccagaaggagcacTACAAGAAGCTGGCCGAGGAGCAGCAGAAGCAGTACAAGGTGCACCTGGACCTCTGGGTGAAG AGTCTCTCTCCACAGGACCGGGCGGCGTATAAAGAGTACATCTCCAAT AAACGTAAGAGCATGACCAAGCTGCGAGGCCCGAACCCCAAGTCCAGCCGGACTGCCATGCAGTCCAAGTCG GAGTccgaggatgaggatgaggaggatgacgacgacgaggacgaggacgaagAGGAGGACGATGATGAGAACGGGGACTCGTCCGAGGATGGAGGGGACTCGTCCGAGTCCAGCAGCGAAGATGAGAGCGAGGACGGGGACGAG AATGAGGAAGACGACGACGACGAGGACGACGATGAGGATGACGACGAGGACGAGGACAACGAGTCTGAGGGCagcagctccagctcctcctcctcgggGGACTCGTCGGACTCAGACTCCAACTGA
- the UBTF gene encoding nucleolar transcription factor 1 isoform X2 has protein sequence MNGEADCPTDLEMAAPKGQDRWSQEDMLTLLECMKNNLPSNDSSKFKTTESHMDWEKVAFKDFSGDMCKLKWVEISNEVRKFRTLTELILDAQEHVKNPYKGKKLKKHPDFPKKPLTPYFRFFMEKRAKYAKLHPEMSNLDLTKILSKKYKELPEKKKMKYIQDFQREKQEFERNLARFREDHPDLIQNAKKSDIPEKPKTPQQLWYTHEKKVYLKVRPDEIMRDYIQKHPELNISEEGITKSTLTKAERQLKDKFDGRPTKPPPNSYSLYCAELMANMKDVPSTERMVLCSQQWKLLSQKEKDAYHKKCDQKKKDYEVELLRFLESLPEEEQQRVLGEEKMLSINKKPATSPASKKPAQDGGKGGSEKPKRPVSAMFIFSEEKRRQLQEERPELSESELTRLLARMWNDLSEKKKAKYKAREAALKAQSERKPGGEREDRAKLPESPKRAEEIWQQSVIGDYLARFKNDRVKALKAMEMTWNNMEKKEKLMWIKKAAEDQKRYERELSEMRAPPAAANSSKKMKFQGEPKKPPMNGYQKFSQELLSNGELNHLPLKERMVEIGSRWQRISQSQKEHYKKLAEEQQKQYKVHLDLWVKSLSPQDRAAYKEYISNKRKSMTKLRGPNPKSSRTAMQSKSESEDEDEEDDDDEDEDEEEDDDENGDSSEDGGDSSESSSEDESEDGDENEEDDDDEDDDEDDDEDEDNESEGSSSSSSSSGDSSDSDSN, from the exons ATGAACGGAGAAGCCGACTGCCCCACAGACCTGGAAATGGCCGCCCCCAAAGGCCAAG ACCGCTGGTCCCAGGAAGATATGCTGACTTTATTGGAATGCATGAAGAACAACCTCCCATCCAACGACAGCTCCAAGTTCAAAACTACCGAATCACACATGGACTGGGAAAAAGTAGCATTTAAAGACTTTTCCGGAGACATGTGCAAACTGAAATGGGTGGAGATCTCCAACGAG GTGAGGAAGTTCCGTACGTTGACAGAATTGATCCTTGACGCTCAGGAACACGTCAAAAACCCTTACAAGGGAAAAAAACTCAAG AAACACCCGGACTTCCCAAAGAAGCCCCTAACCCCTTATTTCCGCTTCTTCATGGAGAAGCGGGCCAAGTACGCCAAACTGCACCCCGAGATGAGCAACCTGGACCTGACCAAGATTCTGTCCAAGAAATACAAGGAGCTTCCGGAGAAgaagaag ATGAAATATATTCAGGACTTCCAGAGGGAGAAACAGGAGTTCGAGCGGAACTTAGCCCGATTCAG GGAGGACCACCCCGACCTAATCCAGAATGCCAAGAAGTCGGACATCCCCGAGAAACCCAAAACCCCCCAGCAGCTGTGGTACACCCACGAGAAGAAGGTGTACCTCAAAGTGCGGCCAGAT gaGATCATGCGCGACTATATCCAGAAACACCCCGAGCTGAACATCAGCGAGGAGGGCATCACCAAGTCCACCCTCACCAAGGCCGAACGCCAGCTCAAGGACAAGTTTGACGGGCGACCCACCAAACCACCTCC GAACAGCTACTCGCTGTATTGCGCAGAGCTGATGGCCAACATGAAGGACGTGCCCAGCACGGAGCGCATGGTGCTGTGCAGCCAGCAGTGGAAGCTGCTGTCGCAGAAGGAGAAGGACGCCTATCACAAGAAGTGTGACCAG aaaaagaaagattacGAAGTGGAACTGCTCCGTTTCTTAGAG AGCCTGCCCGAGGAGGAGCAGCAgcgggtcctgggggaggagaagATGCTGAGCATCAACAAGAAGCCCGCCACCAGCCCGGCCTCCAAGAAGCCAGCCCAGGACGGGGGCAAG GGTGGCTCCGAGAAGCCCAAGAGGCCCGTCTCAGCCATGTTCATCTTCTCCGAAGAGAAGCGGCGGCAGCTGCAGGAGGAGCGGCCGGAGCTGTCGGAGAGCGAGCTCACGCGCCTGCTGGCCCGCATGTGGAATGACTTGTCCGAGAAGAAGAAG gcCAAGTACAAGGCCCGGGAGGCAGCGCTGAAGGCCCAGTCGGAGAGGAAGCCGGGCGGGGAGCGCGAGGACCGGGCCAAGCTGCCAGAGTCGCCCAAGAGAGCCGAAGAGATCTGGCAACAGAGCGTCATCGGCGACTACTTGGCCCGCTTCAAG aACGACAGGGTGAAGGCCTTGAAAGCCATGGAGATGACCTGGAACAAcatggagaagaaggagaagctcATGTGGATCAAGAAGGCAGCCGAAGACCAAAAGCGATAcgag AGAGAGCTGAGCGAGATGCGAGCACCCCCAGCGGCGGCAAATTCATCCAAGAAGATGAAGTTCCAGGGAGAGCCGAAGAAGCCCCCCAT gaACGGTTACCAGAAGTTCTCCCAGGAGCTGCTTTCCAACGGGGAGCTCAACCACCTGCCGCTGAAGGAGCGCATGGTGGAGATCGGCAGCCGCTGGCAGCGGAtctcacagagccagaaggagcacTACAAGAAGCTGGCCGAGGAGCAGCAGAAGCAGTACAAGGTGCACCTGGACCTCTGGGTGAAG AGTCTCTCTCCACAGGACCGGGCGGCGTATAAAGAGTACATCTCCAAT AAACGTAAGAGCATGACCAAGCTGCGAGGCCCGAACCCCAAGTCCAGCCGGACTGCCATGCAGTCCAAGTCG GAGTccgaggatgaggatgaggaggatgacgacgacgaggacgaggacgaagAGGAGGACGATGATGAGAACGGGGACTCGTCCGAGGATGGAGGGGACTCGTCCGAGTCCAGCAGCGAAGATGAGAGCGAGGACGGGGACGAG AATGAGGAAGACGACGACGACGAGGACGACGATGAGGATGACGACGAGGACGAGGACAACGAGTCTGAGGGCagcagctccagctcctcctcctcgggGGACTCGTCGGACTCAGACTCCAACTGA
- the ATXN7L3 gene encoding ataxin-7-like protein 3 isoform X4 — protein sequence MKMEEMSLSGLDNSKLEAIAQEIYADLVEDSCLGFCFEVHRAVKCGYFFLDDTDPDSMKDFEIVDQPGLDIFGQVFNQWKSKECVCPNCSRSIAASRFAPHLEKCLGMGRNSSRIANRRIANSNNMNKSESDQEDNDDINDNDWSYGSEKKAKKRKSDKLWYLPFQNPNSPRRSKSLKHKNGELSNSDPFKYNNSTGISYETLGPEELRSLLTTQCGVISEHTKKMCTRSLRCPQHTDEQRRAVRIYFLGPSAVLPEVESSLDTDSFDMTDSQALISRLQWDGSSDLSPSDSGSSKTSENQGWGLGTNSSESRKTKKKKSHLSLVGTASGLGSNKKKKPKPPAPPTPSIYDDIN from the exons ATGAAAATGGAGGAAATGTCTTTGTCTGGCCTGGATAACAGCAAACTAGAG GCCATCGCTCAGGAGATCTACGCGGACCTGGTGGAGGATTCTTGTCTGGGATTCTGCTTCGAGGTACACCGGGCTGTCAAGTGTGGCTACTTCTTCCTGGACGACACGGACCCTGATAGCATGAAGGATTTTG AGATCGTGGACCAGCCGGGGTTGGACATCTTTGGACAGGTTTTCAACCAGTGGAAGAGCAAGGAGTGTGTCTGCCCCAACTGCAGCCGCAGCATCGCCGCCTCCCGCTTCGCTCCCCACCTGGAGAAGTGCCTGGGGATGGGCCGGAACAGCAGCCGGATCGCCAACCGCAG GATTGCCAATAGCAACAACATGAACAAGTCTGAGAGTGACCAAGAGGATAACGATGACATCAATGACAACGACTGGTCCTATGGCTCAGAGAAGAAAG CGAAGAAGAGGAAGTCAGACAAG CTATGGTATCTCCCATTCCAGAACCCTAATTCCCCTCGAAGATCCAAgtctttaaaacacaaaaatg ggGAACTTAGCAATTCGGATCCTTTTAAG TATAACAACTCCACTGGGATCAGCTATGAGACCCTGGGGCCAGAGGAGCTGCGGAGCCTGCTGACCACG CAATGTGGGGTGATTTCTGAACACACCAAGAAGATGTGCACAag GTCCCTGCGCTGCCCACAGCACACGGATGAGCAGCGGCGAGCTGTGCGGATTTATTTCCTCGGACCCTCGGC cgTCCTTCCGGAGGTGGAGAGTTCCCTGGATACTGACAGCTTTGACATGACTGACAGCCAGGCCCTGATCAGCCGCCTTCAGTGGGACGGCTCATCGGACCTCTCACCCTCCGATTCAGGCTCCTCCAAGACGAGTGAGAACCAGGGGTGGGGCTTAG GTACCAACAGCTCCGAGTCGCGGAAAACCAAGAAGAAGAAATCCCATCTGAGCCTGGTGGGGACTGCCTCCGGCCTGGGCTCCAACAAGAAGAAAAAGCCAAAGCCACCGGCCCCCCCAACGCCCAGCATCTACGATGACATCAACTGA
- the ATXN7L3 gene encoding ataxin-7-like protein 3 isoform X5: MKMEEMSLSGLDNSKLEAIAQEIYADLVEDSCLGFCFEVHRAVKCGYFFLDDTDPDSMKDFEIVDQPGLDIFGQVFNQWKSKECVCPNCSRSIAASRFAPHLEKCLGMGRNSSRIANRRIANSNNMNKSESDQEDNDDINDNDWSYGSEKKAKKRKSDKNPNSPRRSKSLKHKNGELSNSDPFKYNNSTGISYETLGPEELRSLLTTQCGVISEHTKKMCTRSLRCPQHTDEQRRAVRIYFLGPSAVLPEVESSLDTDSFDMTDSQALISRLQWDGSSDLSPSDSGSSKTSENQGWGLGTNSSESRKTKKKKSHLSLVGTASGLGSNKKKKPKPPAPPTPSIYDDIN; this comes from the exons ATGAAAATGGAGGAAATGTCTTTGTCTGGCCTGGATAACAGCAAACTAGAG GCCATCGCTCAGGAGATCTACGCGGACCTGGTGGAGGATTCTTGTCTGGGATTCTGCTTCGAGGTACACCGGGCTGTCAAGTGTGGCTACTTCTTCCTGGACGACACGGACCCTGATAGCATGAAGGATTTTG AGATCGTGGACCAGCCGGGGTTGGACATCTTTGGACAGGTTTTCAACCAGTGGAAGAGCAAGGAGTGTGTCTGCCCCAACTGCAGCCGCAGCATCGCCGCCTCCCGCTTCGCTCCCCACCTGGAGAAGTGCCTGGGGATGGGCCGGAACAGCAGCCGGATCGCCAACCGCAG GATTGCCAATAGCAACAACATGAACAAGTCTGAGAGTGACCAAGAGGATAACGATGACATCAATGACAACGACTGGTCCTATGGCTCAGAGAAGAAAG CGAAGAAGAGGAAGTCAGACAAG AACCCTAATTCCCCTCGAAGATCCAAgtctttaaaacacaaaaatg ggGAACTTAGCAATTCGGATCCTTTTAAG TATAACAACTCCACTGGGATCAGCTATGAGACCCTGGGGCCAGAGGAGCTGCGGAGCCTGCTGACCACG CAATGTGGGGTGATTTCTGAACACACCAAGAAGATGTGCACAag GTCCCTGCGCTGCCCACAGCACACGGATGAGCAGCGGCGAGCTGTGCGGATTTATTTCCTCGGACCCTCGGC cgTCCTTCCGGAGGTGGAGAGTTCCCTGGATACTGACAGCTTTGACATGACTGACAGCCAGGCCCTGATCAGCCGCCTTCAGTGGGACGGCTCATCGGACCTCTCACCCTCCGATTCAGGCTCCTCCAAGACGAGTGAGAACCAGGGGTGGGGCTTAG GTACCAACAGCTCCGAGTCGCGGAAAACCAAGAAGAAGAAATCCCATCTGAGCCTGGTGGGGACTGCCTCCGGCCTGGGCTCCAACAAGAAGAAAAAGCCAAAGCCACCGGCCCCCCCAACGCCCAGCATCTACGATGACATCAACTGA
- the ATXN7L3 gene encoding ataxin-7-like protein 3 isoform X3 — protein MKMEEMSLSGLDNSKLEAIAQEIYADLVEDSCLGFCFEVHRAVKCGYFFLDDTDPDSMKDFEIVDQPGLDIFGQVFNQWKSKECVCPNCSRSIAASRFAPHLEKCLGMGRNSSRIANRRIANSNNMNKSESDQEDNDDINDNDWSYGSEKKAKKRKSDKLWYLPFQNPNSPRRSKSLKHKNGFSVCTSASNTLPLLFSSSGELSNSDPFKYNNSTGISYETLGPEELRSLLTTQCGVISEHTKKMCTRSLRCPQHTDEQRRAVRIYFLGPSAVLPEVESSLDTDSFDMTDSQALISRLQWDGSSDLSPSDSGSSKTSTNSSESRKTKKKKSHLSLVGTASGLGSNKKKKPKPPAPPTPSIYDDIN, from the exons ATGAAAATGGAGGAAATGTCTTTGTCTGGCCTGGATAACAGCAAACTAGAG GCCATCGCTCAGGAGATCTACGCGGACCTGGTGGAGGATTCTTGTCTGGGATTCTGCTTCGAGGTACACCGGGCTGTCAAGTGTGGCTACTTCTTCCTGGACGACACGGACCCTGATAGCATGAAGGATTTTG AGATCGTGGACCAGCCGGGGTTGGACATCTTTGGACAGGTTTTCAACCAGTGGAAGAGCAAGGAGTGTGTCTGCCCCAACTGCAGCCGCAGCATCGCCGCCTCCCGCTTCGCTCCCCACCTGGAGAAGTGCCTGGGGATGGGCCGGAACAGCAGCCGGATCGCCAACCGCAG GATTGCCAATAGCAACAACATGAACAAGTCTGAGAGTGACCAAGAGGATAACGATGACATCAATGACAACGACTGGTCCTATGGCTCAGAGAAGAAAG CGAAGAAGAGGAAGTCAGACAAG CTATGGTATCTCCCATTCCAGAACCCTAATTCCCCTCGAAGATCCAAgtctttaaaacacaaaaatg GGTTCTCTGTCTGTACCTCTgcatcaaacacccttccccttcttttttcttcttcagggGAACTTAGCAATTCGGATCCTTTTAAG TATAACAACTCCACTGGGATCAGCTATGAGACCCTGGGGCCAGAGGAGCTGCGGAGCCTGCTGACCACG CAATGTGGGGTGATTTCTGAACACACCAAGAAGATGTGCACAag GTCCCTGCGCTGCCCACAGCACACGGATGAGCAGCGGCGAGCTGTGCGGATTTATTTCCTCGGACCCTCGGC cgTCCTTCCGGAGGTGGAGAGTTCCCTGGATACTGACAGCTTTGACATGACTGACAGCCAGGCCCTGATCAGCCGCCTTCAGTGGGACGGCTCATCGGACCTCTCACCCTCCGATTCAGGCTCCTCCAAGACGA GTACCAACAGCTCCGAGTCGCGGAAAACCAAGAAGAAGAAATCCCATCTGAGCCTGGTGGGGACTGCCTCCGGCCTGGGCTCCAACAAGAAGAAAAAGCCAAAGCCACCGGCCCCCCCAACGCCCAGCATCTACGATGACATCAACTGA
- the ATXN7L3 gene encoding ataxin-7-like protein 3 isoform X2 has translation MKMEEMSLSGLDNSKLEAIAQEIYADLVEDSCLGFCFEVHRAVKCGYFFLDDTDPDSMKDFEIVDQPGLDIFGQVFNQWKSKECVCPNCSRSIAASRFAPHLEKCLGMGRNSSRIANRRIANSNNMNKSESDQEDNDDINDNDWSYGSEKKAKKRKSDKNPNSPRRSKSLKHKNGFSVCTSASNTLPLLFSSSGELSNSDPFKYNNSTGISYETLGPEELRSLLTTQCGVISEHTKKMCTRSLRCPQHTDEQRRAVRIYFLGPSAVLPEVESSLDTDSFDMTDSQALISRLQWDGSSDLSPSDSGSSKTSENQGWGLGTNSSESRKTKKKKSHLSLVGTASGLGSNKKKKPKPPAPPTPSIYDDIN, from the exons ATGAAAATGGAGGAAATGTCTTTGTCTGGCCTGGATAACAGCAAACTAGAG GCCATCGCTCAGGAGATCTACGCGGACCTGGTGGAGGATTCTTGTCTGGGATTCTGCTTCGAGGTACACCGGGCTGTCAAGTGTGGCTACTTCTTCCTGGACGACACGGACCCTGATAGCATGAAGGATTTTG AGATCGTGGACCAGCCGGGGTTGGACATCTTTGGACAGGTTTTCAACCAGTGGAAGAGCAAGGAGTGTGTCTGCCCCAACTGCAGCCGCAGCATCGCCGCCTCCCGCTTCGCTCCCCACCTGGAGAAGTGCCTGGGGATGGGCCGGAACAGCAGCCGGATCGCCAACCGCAG GATTGCCAATAGCAACAACATGAACAAGTCTGAGAGTGACCAAGAGGATAACGATGACATCAATGACAACGACTGGTCCTATGGCTCAGAGAAGAAAG CGAAGAAGAGGAAGTCAGACAAG AACCCTAATTCCCCTCGAAGATCCAAgtctttaaaacacaaaaatg GGTTCTCTGTCTGTACCTCTgcatcaaacacccttccccttcttttttcttcttcagggGAACTTAGCAATTCGGATCCTTTTAAG TATAACAACTCCACTGGGATCAGCTATGAGACCCTGGGGCCAGAGGAGCTGCGGAGCCTGCTGACCACG CAATGTGGGGTGATTTCTGAACACACCAAGAAGATGTGCACAag GTCCCTGCGCTGCCCACAGCACACGGATGAGCAGCGGCGAGCTGTGCGGATTTATTTCCTCGGACCCTCGGC cgTCCTTCCGGAGGTGGAGAGTTCCCTGGATACTGACAGCTTTGACATGACTGACAGCCAGGCCCTGATCAGCCGCCTTCAGTGGGACGGCTCATCGGACCTCTCACCCTCCGATTCAGGCTCCTCCAAGACGAGTGAGAACCAGGGGTGGGGCTTAG GTACCAACAGCTCCGAGTCGCGGAAAACCAAGAAGAAGAAATCCCATCTGAGCCTGGTGGGGACTGCCTCCGGCCTGGGCTCCAACAAGAAGAAAAAGCCAAAGCCACCGGCCCCCCCAACGCCCAGCATCTACGATGACATCAACTGA
- the ATXN7L3 gene encoding ataxin-7-like protein 3 isoform X1 has translation MKMEEMSLSGLDNSKLEAIAQEIYADLVEDSCLGFCFEVHRAVKCGYFFLDDTDPDSMKDFEIVDQPGLDIFGQVFNQWKSKECVCPNCSRSIAASRFAPHLEKCLGMGRNSSRIANRRIANSNNMNKSESDQEDNDDINDNDWSYGSEKKAKKRKSDKLWYLPFQNPNSPRRSKSLKHKNGFSVCTSASNTLPLLFSSSGELSNSDPFKYNNSTGISYETLGPEELRSLLTTQCGVISEHTKKMCTRSLRCPQHTDEQRRAVRIYFLGPSAVLPEVESSLDTDSFDMTDSQALISRLQWDGSSDLSPSDSGSSKTSENQGWGLGTNSSESRKTKKKKSHLSLVGTASGLGSNKKKKPKPPAPPTPSIYDDIN, from the exons ATGAAAATGGAGGAAATGTCTTTGTCTGGCCTGGATAACAGCAAACTAGAG GCCATCGCTCAGGAGATCTACGCGGACCTGGTGGAGGATTCTTGTCTGGGATTCTGCTTCGAGGTACACCGGGCTGTCAAGTGTGGCTACTTCTTCCTGGACGACACGGACCCTGATAGCATGAAGGATTTTG AGATCGTGGACCAGCCGGGGTTGGACATCTTTGGACAGGTTTTCAACCAGTGGAAGAGCAAGGAGTGTGTCTGCCCCAACTGCAGCCGCAGCATCGCCGCCTCCCGCTTCGCTCCCCACCTGGAGAAGTGCCTGGGGATGGGCCGGAACAGCAGCCGGATCGCCAACCGCAG GATTGCCAATAGCAACAACATGAACAAGTCTGAGAGTGACCAAGAGGATAACGATGACATCAATGACAACGACTGGTCCTATGGCTCAGAGAAGAAAG CGAAGAAGAGGAAGTCAGACAAG CTATGGTATCTCCCATTCCAGAACCCTAATTCCCCTCGAAGATCCAAgtctttaaaacacaaaaatg GGTTCTCTGTCTGTACCTCTgcatcaaacacccttccccttcttttttcttcttcagggGAACTTAGCAATTCGGATCCTTTTAAG TATAACAACTCCACTGGGATCAGCTATGAGACCCTGGGGCCAGAGGAGCTGCGGAGCCTGCTGACCACG CAATGTGGGGTGATTTCTGAACACACCAAGAAGATGTGCACAag GTCCCTGCGCTGCCCACAGCACACGGATGAGCAGCGGCGAGCTGTGCGGATTTATTTCCTCGGACCCTCGGC cgTCCTTCCGGAGGTGGAGAGTTCCCTGGATACTGACAGCTTTGACATGACTGACAGCCAGGCCCTGATCAGCCGCCTTCAGTGGGACGGCTCATCGGACCTCTCACCCTCCGATTCAGGCTCCTCCAAGACGAGTGAGAACCAGGGGTGGGGCTTAG GTACCAACAGCTCCGAGTCGCGGAAAACCAAGAAGAAGAAATCCCATCTGAGCCTGGTGGGGACTGCCTCCGGCCTGGGCTCCAACAAGAAGAAAAAGCCAAAGCCACCGGCCCCCCCAACGCCCAGCATCTACGATGACATCAACTGA